The following proteins are encoded in a genomic region of Fusarium keratoplasticum isolate Fu6.1 chromosome 9, whole genome shotgun sequence:
- a CDS encoding [RNA-polymerase]-subunit kinase: MAVSPVVTHTVEVPQSQTLQRAISSPLKNVTSQTSSSNGTPKPPVTSVPAPATMPATLDLAEQMNDEEKRKYVKGKKLGEGTYAIVFLGHLRSKPSTLVAIKKIKVQKEYDEGMAPDAVRELKHLQELSHPNIISLLSVFSSKDQNLNLVLEYLPRGDLEMLIRDTENVRYGTADIKTWMGMLTRAVWFCHENFVLHRDIKPNNLLIAADGEVKLADFGLARSFADPHQLMSSRVITRWYRPPELLFDAKHYSGAVDVWSVGTVFAELIMRAPYLPGNTDLDQVRLVCEAIGTPTEDNWPGVTKLSGYAVPGQHPVRGKDWYEMRFGSVGSDGVDLLMKTLILDPKKRITARSMLDHPWWHSEPKPTRKQDLPKKGGAGADDKMGADLKRRPGVIDDDRGSKVARKLDFGGM, translated from the exons ATGGCAGTCTCCCCAGTCGTCACCCACACGGTAGAGGTGCCTCAATCACAAACCCTCCAGCGCGCCATCTCTTCGCCTCTCAAGAACGTCACCTCGCaaacctcttcctccaatGGCACTCCTAAACCACCCGTCACGTCGGTGCCTGCGCCAGCCACCATGCCTGCGACTTTGGATCTCGCCGAGCAGATgaacgacgaggagaagcggaAATACGTCAAAG GCAAGAAGCTAGGTGAAGGTACCTAcgccatcgtcttcctcggccaCCTCCGCTCCAAGCCGTCCaccctcgtcgccatcaaaAAGATCAAGGTGCAGAAGGAGTACGACGAGGGCATGGCGCCCGACGCCGTCCGCGAGCTCAAGCACCTCCAGGAGCTCTCCCACCCAaacatcatctccctcctctccgtcttctcctccaaggaccagaacctcaacctcgtcctcgagtACCTGCCCCGCGGCGACCTCGAGATGCTCATCCGCGACACGGAAAACGTCCGCTACGGTACAGCAGACATCAAGACGTGGATGGGCATGCTCACCCGCGCCGTGTGGTTCTGCCACGAGAACTTTGTTCTACACCGTGATATCAAGCCCAACAACTTGCTCATCGCCGCTGACGGGGAGGTCAAGCTTGCTGATTTTGGTCTCGCGCGCAGCTTTGCCGATCCTCACCAGCTCATGTCGTCGCGCGTCATCACCCGCTGGTATCGTCCCCCTGAGCTGCTCTTTGACGCAAAGCACTACAGCGGCGCTGTCGACGTCTGGTCCGTCGGCACTGTCTTTGCGGAGCTCATCATGCGTGCGCCCTACCTCCCCGGCAACACGGACCTCGACCAGGTCCGTCTCGTCTGCGAGGCCATCGGCACACCTACCGAGGACAACTGGCCCGGCGTCACGAAGCTCTCCGGGTACGCTGTTCCCGGACAGCACCCGGTTCGTGGTAAAGACTGGTATGAGATGCGCTTCGGCAGTGTGGGCTCTGACGGTGTCGATCTCCTCATGAAGACGCTCATcctcgaccccaagaagcgcaTCACAGCCCGCTCCATGCTCGATCACCCGTGGTGGCACTCGGAGCCCAAGCCCACGCGAAAGCAGGACCTCCCAAAGAAAGGCGGTGCCGGGGCCGACGACAAGATGGGAGCCGACCTCAAGCGCAGGCCGGGCGTCATTGACGACGATCGGGGATCCAAGGTTGCTCGCAAGCTCGACTTTGGAGGCATGTAA
- a CDS encoding F-box domain-containing protein encodes MYRSKTGAANRGSILSTLKATEMLDSKANLPAEILATILDYLPVADQMRCARASHRLREMVYDDTRWVSRLKSMGCWDEIEARKRFEEAVRRRREAAKAASQANAPSAQPVGTTLFDASLEEAKNRTMSDIRDGFETMSVGATSKNPAEDPAAYLDVFKKVRSIRGGARHEYGKIYGALAPFYYDLARAKSHADPIVFQAFRDPERQAQMLSNLQRFSKSDWASGSHERTEKVSSMIGIFESAVLREFEQGYEFWDVDGRMRRYAHVLHTLDGATGGVDLFIQKHPIFNDRELLVVNSMDCLNQAPEDDITLEPSRLFFEMLLAKVNEQASVMERIFPEPAHVFWTFVDKVREDIIMEYSTPLFDEAHERSIEAYLKAVSGVFEQTMLFFQSLTPPKGSTRDIKEAAKELSLRVFEPHLDLYLQAELDFFTNHAETEVASWEKKLSEQDSTIESFYMSNINRSADKKDFLSSFKKVVMMPVTVLPSFPIGSPFATSKPSAAAASSASKEANGSGSLTPQPSRPETPSVGLDGHKSPLPAQAPTDELAAKAAIMASKLEGIKSLFSIEIALNLVHAAKTSLGRAAVFIRLGGQAGGEAREQCASIFVVLLRILGQKHVKTGFDMAVDHLSHYNPREVSDHNKAGVAPLVTFIELVNVGDLISQMIDVFYEQQLAAPKIADRNDFLDPAGLAKKKFEQMLDESVAAGLNKGIDVLMDEVEYLQATTQLPTDYNPVDPSAPSSSSPFGASAFGSGFGSSTPVEKPAAPAAEPDIGPTSTAKRIVDLVSSHTTMLVGTTDKSMLDVFNGEVGLRLFTAICKHLKRQRVSTAGAITLIADMNLYFEYIRTLRNADLLAYFGALRELSQIFLIDPRHAREMATVIADGDRFGGVFRAEEVYEYAQRRADWYQVRKSVERAMYGLECLLM; translated from the exons ATGTATAGATCAAAGACGGGTGCTGCCAATCGCGGCAGCATCCTGAGCACCCTCAAGGCGACCGAGATGCTCGACTCAAAAGCCAATCTCCCAGCGG AGATCCTGGCAACCATCCTCGACTACCTCCCTGTCGCCGACCAGATGCGCTGTGCCCGCGCCTCCCACCGCCTACGAGAAATGGTCTACGACGACACGCGATGGGTCTCGCGACTAAAGAGCATGGGATGCTGGGACGAGATAGAGGCTCGGAAGCGCTTTGAGGAAGCCGTACGGCGGAGGCGTGAGGCTGCCAAAGCTGCGAGCCAGGCCAATGCGCCTTCTGCTCAACCCGTGGGAACTACACTATTCGATGCGTCCCTAGAGGAAGCCAAGAACCGCACCATGTCTGATATTCGGGATGGATTCGAGACCATGTCTGTGGGGGCAACCTCCAAGAACCCCGCCGAGGATCCAGCAGCATATCTTGACGTCTTCAAGAAGGTACGGAGTATTCGAGGCGGCGCGAGACACGAGTACGGCAAGATCTACGGCGCCCTTGCACCCTTTTACTACGACCTGGCACGAGCAAAGAGTCACGCAGATCCTATTGTGTTTCAGGCGTTTCGCGATCCTGAGCGACAAGCGCAGATGCTCTCCAACTTGCAGCGCTTCTCCAAAAGCGACTGGGCGTCTGGATCTCATGAACGGACGGAGAAGGTTTCCTCCATGATTGGAATCTTTGAGAGCGCCGTGTTGCGAGAGTTTGAGCAAGGATACGAGTTCTGGGATGTTGATGGGCGTATGCGACGATATGCACATGTCCTTCACACGCTTGACGGCGCAACAGGGGGTGTTGACCTCTTCATCCAGAAACATCCCATCTTTAATGATCGGGAACTGCTGGTGGTGAATTCGATGGACTGCCTTAACCAGGCGCCTGAGGATGACATCACACTTGAGCCTTCGAGGCTGTTTTTCGAGATGCTCcttgccaaggtcaacgagCAAGCTTCGGTCATGGAGCGCATCTTTCCTGAGCCAGCACACGTATTCTGGACTTTTGTGGATAAGGTGAGGGAGGATATTATCATGGAGTACTCGACACCTTTATTCGATGAAGCCCATGAGCGAAGCATCGAGGCATATCTCAAGGCGGTATCCGGCGTCTTTGAGCAGACAATGCTCTTCTTCCAATCCCTCACACCGCCAAAGGGATCTACACGGGACATTAAAGAGGCGGCAAAGGAACTCTCATTACGAGTGTTCGAACCGCATCTTGACCTCTACCTCCAGGCCGAGCTGGACTTTTTCACAAACCACGCCGAGACGGAGGTGGCGAGttgggagaagaagttgtcgGAGCAGGACTCGACGATAGAGTCGTTCTACATGTCCAACATCAACCGATCGGcggacaagaaggactttCTTAGCTCCTTCAAGAAGGTCGTCATGATGCCTGTTACGGTATTACCCAGCTTCCCCATTGGTTCTCCCTTTGCAACGAGCAAGCCGTCAGCGGCTGCAGCTTCATCCGCGTCCAAAGAGGCCAATGGCTCTGGAAGTCTTACTCCTCAGCCTTCACGGCCAGAGACGCCTAGTGTAGGTCTTGATGGACACAAGAGTCCACTGCCCGCGCAGGCGCCGACAGATGAGCTTGCGGCAAAGGCTGCTATCATGGCATCTAAGCTGGAGGGCATCAAGTCGCTCTTTAGCATTGAGATTGCGCTGAACCTGGTGCATGCTGCAAAGACTAGTCTAGGCCGTGCTGCTGTTTTTATCCGCCTGGGCGGACAAGCCGGCGGCGAGGCACGGGAGCAGTGTGCAAGCATCTTTGTGGTACTGTTGCGCATCCTCGGACAGAAGCACGTCAAGACTGGCTTCGACATGGCCGTCGATCACCTCTCACATTATAACCCCCGAGAAGTCAGCGACCACAACAAGGCGGGCGTGGCGCCGCTCGTCACATTCATCGAGCTCGTCAACGTGGGCGACCTCATCTCGCAGATGATTGACGTCTTTTACGAGCAGCAGCTCGCCGCGCCAAAGATTGCTGACCGGAACGACTTTTTGGATCCAGCGGgtctggccaagaagaagtttgAGCAGATGCTTGATGAGAGTGTTGCAGCTGGTCTGAATAAGGGCATTGATGTCTTGATGGATGAGGTTGAGTATCTCCAGGCCACGACGCAGCTACCTACGGATTACAACCCGGTCGACCCCTCggctccatcctcctcttctccctttgGTGCCTCCGCGTTCGGGTCTGGCTTCGGGTCTAGCACCCCCGTCGAGAAACCCGCCGCCCCGGCCGCTGAGCCGGACATTGGCCCGACCTCGACAGCGAAGCGCATCGTCgacctcgtctcgtctcataCAACCATGCTCGTGGGCACGACGGACAAGTCGATGCTGGACGTGTTCAATGGCGAGGTCGGACTGCGCCTCTTCACCGCCATCTGCAAGCACCTCAAGCGCCAGCGCGTCAGCACTGCTGGTGCTATCACACTTATCGCCGACATGAATCTGTATTTCGAGTACATACGCACCCTGCGCAATGCCGATCTTTTGGCCTACTTTGGCGCCCTGCGTGAGCTCAGCCAGATCTTTCTCATTGATCCGCGCCACGCTCGAGAGATGGCTACTGTCATTGCCGATGGTGACCGCTTTGGTGGCGTGTTTCGAGCTGAGGAGGTGTATGAGTATGCCCAGAGGAGGGCTGACTGGTATCAAGTAAGGAAGAGCGTAGAGAGAGCTATGTATGGATTGGAGTGCTTACTTATGTGA
- a CDS encoding Aspartokinase, with protein sequence MGSHTYNNHSDLGWVVQKFGGTSVGKFPDKIARDIVRASLSQNRVIVVCSARSTGKKAEGTTSRLLAVYGKLRGVGAAMCVDEDQQNELVEQARGLMLDICNDHVFAAEAFIKDNVLRETLIQKIRDECQELVEYIVAAKRFNLEINSRAKDRVISFGEKLSCRFMASLLQDVGVESEYVDLCDSFHYDATERLDDDFYRVASEAFVRKIVACEGRVPVVTGFFGNVPGSLIDGDIGRGYTDLCAALCAVGIKAEELQVWKEVDGIFSADPSKVPTARLLSSITPSEAAELTFYGSEVIHHLTMDQVIRAQPPIPIRIKNVKNPRGNGTIVIPDPILSAGHQLTRGSPKLESDHRKPKRPTAVTIKDHISVINVHSNKRSISHGFFARVFSILDKHSISVDLISTSEVHVSMAIHAGSHQVEAFASATKELAECGEVSVLTDMAILSLVGAEMKNMVGIAGRMFSTLGEHNVNLEMISQGASEINISCVINAWDATRAMNVLHTHLFTFLE encoded by the exons ATGGGCAGCCACACATACAATAACCACTCGGACCTGGGCTGGGTCGTCCAGAAGTTTGGCGGCACCAGCGTGGGCAAGTTTCCAGACAAG ATTGCTAGAGATATTGTCAG AGCCAGCCTGTCTCAGAACAGAGTCATTGTCGTTTGCTCAGCGCGGAGCACTGGTAAGAAGGCTGAGGGAACCACCAGCCG CCTACTCGCCGTCTATGGAAAACTACGCGGCGTCGGTGCCGCCATGTGCGTCGACGAGGACCAGCAGAACGAGCTGGTCGAGCAGGCGCGGGGGCTGATGCTCGACATCTGCAACGACCACGTTTTCGCAGCCGAGGCCTTCATCAAAGACAATGTCCTGCGCGAGACGCTCATCCAGAAGATCAGGGATGAGTGCCAGGAGCTGGTCGAGTACATCGTGGCGGCCAAGCGCTTCAACCTCGAGATCAACTCGCGGGCCAAGGACCGCGTCATCAGCTTTGGCGAGAAGCTGAGCTGTCGGTTCATGGCGTCGCTGCTGCAGGATGTG GGCGTTGAATCGGAATATGTCGACCTCTGCGACTCATTCCACTATGATGCTACAGAACGgctcgacgacgacttcTACCGAGTCGCCTCGGAGGCGTTTGTCCGCAAGATTGTGGCGTGCGAGGGCCGGGTCCCCGTGGTTACGGGATTCTTCGGCAACGTGCCCGGCAGCCTGATCGACGGCGACATCGGCCGCGGCTACACGGACCTGTGCGCCGCCCTCTGCGCCGtgggcatcaaggccgaggagctgcAGGTCTGGAAGGAGGTCGACGGCATCTTCTCTGCCGACCCCTCCAAGGTTCCCACCGCTCGGCTGCTGTCGTCCATCACGCCCTCCGAGGCGGCGGAGCTGACCTTTTACGGCTCCGAGGTCATTCATCATCTTACTATGGACCAGGTCATCCGTGCCCAACCCCCGATCCCCATCCGTATTAAGAACGTCAAGAACCCACGCGGTAACGGCACCATTGTTATCCCCGACCCTATCCTGTCGGCTGGTCACCAACTCACAAGAGGCTCTCCCAAGCTTGAGAGTGACCACCGGAAACCCAAGCGACCTACTGCCGTCACTATCAAGGATCACATCAGCGTCATCAACGTCCATTCCAACAAGCGCTCCATCTCCCACGGCTTCTTTGCTCGTGTGTTTtccatcctcgacaagcaCTCCATCTCGGTGGATCTCATCTCCACCAGTGAGGTGCACGTCAGTATGGCCATCCACGCTGGTAGTCATCAGGTTGAGGCTTTTGCCAGCGCCACAAAGGAGCTTGCCGAGTGCGGTGAGGTCAGTGTTCTTACAGATATGGCCATTCTGAGCTTGGTTGgtgccgagatgaagaacatGGTTGGTATTGCTGGCCGCATGTTTTCCACCCTTGGTGAGCACAATGTCAACCTGGAGATGATTTCACAGG GCGCTAGCGAGATCAACATTTCCTGCGTGATAAATGCCTGGGATGCCACCCGGGCCATGAACGTTTTGCATACACATCTCTTTACCTTTCTTGAGTAG
- a CDS encoding RFX-type winged-helix domain-containing protein, producing MEQIDNQAARARKRPLSRASTTSINSVPNQSTTLDQSGFANASDMYPGQWMSSEHAHAQAHAHAHSHSKDMGVSQLSPEDMILQAASHMQGTGQDFSMDTSMSAPMGHPMSYQQKHPMQRHPLPAEYTQNASFTEGSQMMDRDENGEVGARAAAGAAKPASTRSSANNELEMRQLFSAHRHRTLQEVAGELHGNERGPNSERTRQVFAMLWINSVCAKGKGSVPRGRVYANYASRCATERITVLNPASFGKLVRVLFPGLKTRRLGVRGESKYHYVNFTLIDDEPVAREPSVQPARPQPEATSMTQSFNTVPAPSHTNLSQGALPSPHIGTEPKSSSSHPDLRSHSIYNQPDLASLDHLHTTTTKTQLELAFPPEVEEAFDMSEPLPLPQIESYLPHGTDPDAAKSLSALYRSHCTSLVECIRYCREKNFFHLYTSFQGTLTMPVQKLFGNPALAPWIEECDFVLYQRMMRIVSGLTLQVVPKPVLDTLRTISERLVMHIRDSFQGQPQHVVRAKEAPAAIFAGLLDRALRTNLTAHAAANMLSNPANRDQMYLDWITMIRPRKLAECVPTRGMDDVVNVLLTEMRDLLDPVKVPWEMECLTIYGDISSRTNRETDGEGASTQSGQNVLDRWVDFLRSLPRKFPYASHADIVSCVERIGTAVMRDLTLSQGKSFGSWWVTKAFLDEMMCFMVAQGGFMKQKMSQTTGGPTPTPPPATQETAGSRQNSRYNSSAEELGVNTASQNQGERAPFPPAKTNQNSMGMSGNDGLDDSGIGIRTPEEDFPMDKFSFTGSENPDHGLLTGTELDPGAGL from the exons ATGGAGCAGA TCGACAACCAAGCTGCCCGTGCGAGGAAGCGTCCGCTCTCCCGCGCCTCTACCACCTCCATCAACAGTGTCCCCAACCAGTCTACCACTCTCGATCAGTCCGGCTTTGCCAACGCCTCGGATATGTACCCTGGGCAATGGATGTCGAGCGAGCATGCCCACGCGCAGGCCCACGCGCATGCCCATAGCCACTCGAAGGATATGGGGGTTTCGCAACTGTCCCCAGAGGACATGATCCTACAAGCCGCGAGCCACATGCAGGGTACCGGTCAGGATTTTTCCATGGACACCTCTATGAGTGCTCCCATGGGACATCCCATGTCATACCAGCAGAAGCACCCCATGCAACGGCACCCTCTTCCCGCCGAATACACACAGAATGCCAGCTTCACTGAAGGGAGCCAGATGATGGACCGAGACGAAAATGGCGAGGTAGGTGCTAGAGCCGCTGCCGGTGCCGCCAAACCTGCGTCTACTAGATCTAGCGCCAATAACGAGCTCGAAATGCGGCAGCTCTTCAGTGCCCACAGGCACCGCACCCTTCAAGAAGTAGCGGGAGAGCTCCATGGCAACGAGCGAGGTCCCAATTCGGAACGTACACGCCAAGTATTTGCCATGCTCTG GATTAACTCGGTCTgcgccaagggcaagggctCAGTGCCCCGTGGCAGAGTTTACGCCAACTATGCCTCAAGATGTGCAACAGAGAGGATCACTGTCCTCAACCCTGCCAGCTTTGGCAAGCTAGTCCGCGTCCTGTTCCCTGGCCTAAAAACAAGACGACTCGGTGTTCGAGGAGAATCCAAGTACCACTATGTCAACTTTACCCTGATTGACGACGAGCCCGTGGCCCGAGAACCCTCGGTGCAGCCCGCACGGCCTCAACCAGAGGCCACCAGCATGACCCAGAGCTTCAA CACCGTCCCCGCTCCCTCACATACGAACCTAAGCCAAGGCGCCCTGCCTTCACCTCACATTGGCACCGAGCCTAAGAGCTCGTCGAGCCACCCCGACCTTCGATCACACAGCATATACAACCAACCAGATCTCGCAAGCCTCGACCATTTGCATACCACCACGACCAAGACCCAACTTGAGCTTGCGTTCCCCCCTGAGGTCGAGGAAGCGTTTGATATGTCGGAACcgctccctcttcctcagatCGAATCATATCTCCCACATGGGACCGATCCCGATGCCGCCAAGTCCCTCTCTGCGTTGTACCGCTCGCACTGCACATCACTAGTAGAGTGCATCAGGTACTGCAGGGAGAAGAACTTCTTCCACCTGTACACCTCCTTCCAGGGAACCTTGACCATGCCTGTGCAAAAGCTGTTCGGAAACCCGGCCTTGGCCCCCTGGATCGAGGAGTGTGACTTTGTTCTCTATCAGCGAATGATGAGAATTGTGTCTGGCCTTACACTGCAGGTCGTCCCGAAGCCCGTTTTGGATACCCTGAGGACCATCTCAGAAAGACTGGTTATGCATATTCGAGATTCATTCCAGGGCCAACCCCAACATGTAGTTCGAGCAAAGGAGGCACCCGCAGCCATCTTTGctggcctcctcgaccgggCATTGAGAACCAACTTGACCGCCCACGCTGCAGCAAACATGCTGTCGAACCCTGCCAACCGCGATCAGATGTATCTTGACTGGATCACCATGATCCGACCGCGGAAGCTTGCAGAGTGCGTGCCGACTCGGGGCATGGATGATGTGGTCAACGTACTACTTACGGAGATGCGAGATCTCCTGGACCCTGTCAAGGTACCATGGGAGATGGAGTGCCTCACCATCTATGGAGATATCTCGTCCCGCACCAACCGAGAGACGGATGGCGAAGGAGCGTCAACACAATCTGGGCAAAATGTGCTGGATCGCTGGGTCGACTTTCTGCGAAGCCTCCCTCGCAAGTTCCCTTATGCATCTCATGCAGACATTGTGTCATGCGTCGAACGCATCGGAACGGCGGTGATGCGAGATCTCACTCTGTCCCAGGGTAAGAGCTTTGGGTCTTGGTGGGTGACAAAAGCGTTtctggacgagatgatgTGCTTCATGGTGGCACAAGGAGGATTTATGAAGCAAAAGATGAGCCAAACAACAGGGGGCCCGACACCAACACCTCCGCCAGCCACGCAAGAGACCGCAGGCAGTCGGCAAAATTCTCGGTACAACAGCAGCGCTGAAGAGCTCGGCGTGAACACAGCGTCTCAGAACCAAGGAGAGCGAGCTCCGTTTCCACcggccaagaccaaccagAACAGTATGGGCATGAGCGGCAACGACGGGCTCGACGATAGCGGAATCGGGATTAGGACACCCGAGGAAGACTTTCCTATGGACAAGTTTAGCTTTACAGGATCAGAAAACCCAGACCACGGCCTATTAACAGGGACGGAGCTTGATCCTGGGGCAGGACTATga
- a CDS encoding Protein YOP1, translated as MSTQDKAQQYLGQLDRELSKYPALNNLEKTSGVPKAYAAIGVGALYFFLIIFNLGGQLLTNFAGFVIPGYYSLAALFTANKEDDTQWLTYWVVFSFFTVLESFVQVVHWFPFYYVFKFIFLLWLSLPAFRGAELLFRSFLAPTLGRYFQSASTASGLRAKADGLDKTE; from the exons ATGTCTACTCAAGACAAGGCTCAACAGTACCTCGGTCAGCTCGACCGCGAG CTCTCCAAGTACCCCGCCCTTAACAACCTCGAGAAGACGTCGGGCGTCCCCAAGGCCTACGCCGCCATCGGCGTTGGCGCTCTCTACtttttcctcatcatcttcaacctgGGCGGCCAGCTTCTGACCAACTTTGCTGGTTTCGTCATTCCCGGCTACTACTCACTGGCCGCTCTCTTCACTGCCAACAAGGAGGATGACACTCAGTGGCTGACT TATTGGGTCgttttctccttcttcaccgtGCTCGAGAGCTTCGTCCAGGTTGTCCACTGGTTCCCCTTCTACTACGTCTTCAagttcatcttcctcctctggctctctCTCCCTGCTTTCCG TGGCGCTGAGCTTCTTTTCCGATCTTTCCTGGCCCCTACCCTCGGCCGATACTTCCAGTCTGCCTCTACTGCCTCTGGCCTTcgcgccaaggccgacggtCTGGACAAGACCGAATAA
- a CDS encoding Stress-associated endoplasmic reticulum protein, whose translation MAQTPEQRRRNAKFAKENEAKMGKSETQIKQRVKETPKSPISLFWVVLLGFIIFGGLVFEAISRFFG comes from the exons ATG GCGCAAACCCCCGAGCAGCGACGCCGCAACGCCAAGTTCGCAAAGGAgaacgaggccaagatgggcAAGTCCGAGACCCAGATCAAGCAGCGCGTCAAGGAGACTCCCAAGtctcccatctccctctttTGGGTTG tcctcctcggcttcatcatctttggcggtCTCGTCTTCGAGGCCATCTCCCGATTCTTCGGTTAA
- a CDS encoding Small acidic protein, translating to MSESTNPGPSMHPDRLKARRAPAPKRKLDKKQIKAEKRMKKRTARAEKRAAKAAVEELQGPKPKVPPLAKGQSKVHKMKMRMEKLEREGHQKLAKAKKLAAQVQAIIDAQNANQSESKSEDKDEDMLSVSGSEASEATSDSSADSDGGVDVSKQPTEVPPEVPADEVVMKHRRLSNAASERSHVSHVETPAETEPKKEKKSKKEKKAKKVEAEEEAVEADSEAEEPAVSEKKSKKAEKKRKRDSEVAETADETSTKKEKKKGKGKKEKEASSADAPAEQWHVDEIEGGSARQAKFLRLLGGKKGGAGAGAPVTSHASKGQSDSTKAEAEIQKQFEAGMKMKNEGGSKRRGLGA from the exons ATGTCGGAGTCCACGAACCCCGGTCCTTCGATGCACCCTGACCGGCTGAAAGCAAGGAGAG CTCCGGCTCCTAAGcgcaagctcgacaagaagcagatcaaggctgagaagcgcATGAAGAAGCGCACCGCCAGGGCGGAGAAGCGCGCCGCCAAGGCAGCTGTGgaggagctccagggccCGAAGCCCAAGGTGCCACCCTTGGCCAAGGGACAGAGCAAGGTGcacaagatgaagatgcgTATGGAAAAGCTTGAGAGGGAGGGCCACcagaagctggccaaggcgaagaagTTGGCCGCTCAGGTTCAGGCCATCATCGATGCTCAG AATGCCAACCAGTCCGAGTCCAAGTCCGaagacaaggatgaggatatgCTTTCCGTCTCCGGATCCGAGGCTTCTGAGGCCACTTCTGACAGCTCTGCCGATAGCGATGGCGGCGTTGACGTGTCTAAGCAACCCACTGAAGTGCCCCCGGAGGTCCCTGCCGACGAGGTCGTTATGAAGCACCGCCGATTGAGCAACGCCGCCTCCGAACGAAGCCACGTTTCCCACGTCGAGACCCCCGCTGAGACGGAACccaagaaagagaagaagtcaaagaaggaaaagaaggccaagaaggttgaggcggaggaagaggctgtcgaggccgattctgaggccgaggagccTGCTGTTTCCgagaagaagtccaagaaggccgagaagaagcgcaagcggGACAGCGAAGTCGCCGAGACTGCTGACGAAACCtccaccaagaaggagaagaagaagggtaagggcaagaaggaaaaggaggcTTCTTCAGCTGATGCCCCGGCTGAGCAGTGGCACGTCGACGAGATTGAGGGTGGTTCTGCTCGACAGGCCAAGTTCCTCCGGCTTTTGGGAGGTAAGAAGGGtggtgctggcgctggcgcaCCTGTGACCTCGCATGCTTCCAAGGGTCAATCCGATTCGACCAaagccgaggctgagatccAGAAGCAATTCGAAGCGggcatgaagatgaagaacgAGGGCGGCAGCAAGCGCCGTGGCCTCGGTGCATAG